From Deltaproteobacteria bacterium, a single genomic window includes:
- a CDS encoding methyltransferase domain-containing protein: MSRAEYEWIAPHYDRLLGRVNAAFGGIALKILNLPGGARVLDVACGTGAAVEHYLRAGLDATGLERSPHMSAQAKKRLAGGQLVVGDATAMPFGDGEFDAATVMLALHEMDPPARGAVLAEIGRVLKPGAPLVAVDYHDQPPANFVARLRLAVSSLVERIAGERHYRSYIDFMGTGALPGLLAREGWTIERVKPLSGGRLAAVRATAPERPTR, from the coding sequence ATGTCCCGTGCTGAATACGAATGGATCGCCCCGCACTACGACCGGCTGCTCGGACGCGTCAACGCGGCCTTCGGCGGCATCGCGCTGAAGATTCTGAATCTGCCGGGCGGAGCCCGGGTGCTGGATGTGGCCTGCGGCACCGGCGCGGCGGTGGAGCATTACCTGCGCGCCGGTCTCGACGCCACGGGTTTGGAGCGCTCGCCGCACATGTCGGCGCAGGCGAAGAAGCGACTGGCGGGCGGGCAACTGGTGGTCGGCGATGCGACCGCGATGCCGTTTGGGGACGGCGAGTTCGACGCCGCGACAGTGATGCTGGCCTTGCACGAAATGGACCCGCCCGCGCGGGGCGCCGTGCTGGCCGAAATCGGCCGCGTGCTCAAACCCGGTGCGCCGCTGGTGGCCGTCGATTATCACGACCAGCCCCCCGCGAATTTCGTCGCCCGGTTGCGGCTTGCCGTTTCCTCGCTCGTCGAACGCATCGCCGGCGAGCGACATTACCGAAGCTACATCGACTTCATGGGCACGGGCGCGCTGCCGGGCTTGCTCGCGCGCGAGGGCTGGACGATCGAGCGGGTGAAACCTTTGTCGGGCGGACGGCTGGCGGCGGTCAGGGCGACGGCGCCGGAACGACCGACGCGATGA
- a CDS encoding polysaccharide biosynthesis tyrosine autokinase, whose protein sequence is MYNEYFGFKKLPFSITPDPNFVYMSASHREALAQMMYGVQERKSLMVVTGEVGCGKTTMIFTLLSHLDEEAKVSIIFDTHVDSKSLYRYIFADFGIDKKPDDRAEATILLREFLSRRLTAGEKTMLILDEAHNLSKDIFNEVVFLTNLETMQNKLLQIVLVGQPELNNVLNSHEFRQLRQRVNLRTEIQPLDFDNTRHYIYHRLREAGRSDPETLLDEETIQLVFLYSKGVPRMINTLCDNSLLMAYARQKPSIDPALIKQTYKDLMEIPDARSSAPPSPDVSESSQPEPPAFDAEGNRVLSEDVLDDTQTETEHIRIVRRVVRTPDGREVVKKIRQVRKIRPGERAAAPEAGESKRRHARAPLLPLPDDIPYVRVTPSAEEDLLPAFKHDHPAAVRQFHLLWDRIDNMTDTQDLRTILITSSLPREGKSVVSINLAATIAQAPDIRVLLVDADLHQPRTHDYLGMEPPNLGLANILQGQASLGESLIRYELDRLYYLAAGRVEGMPTELLVSNAMQRLLEELKGLFHFIIFDSPPVVPIADTVGFAGLVDGVVLVAKSRETSRKVVAQALDDLSEKRMLGVVLNGLDYRLAGGRYKYGYGYSGYGYGGYGYGSKPKSTNVGS, encoded by the coding sequence ATGTACAACGAGTATTTCGGGTTCAAAAAACTGCCCTTTTCGATCACGCCGGACCCGAACTTCGTCTACATGTCGGCCAGCCACCGCGAGGCGCTGGCCCAGATGATGTACGGCGTCCAGGAGCGCAAGTCGCTCATGGTCGTCACCGGCGAGGTCGGCTGCGGCAAGACGACGATGATCTTCACCCTCCTGTCGCACCTCGACGAGGAGGCCAAGGTCAGCATCATCTTCGACACGCACGTCGATTCGAAGAGCCTCTACCGCTACATCTTCGCCGACTTCGGCATCGACAAGAAGCCCGACGACCGCGCCGAGGCGACGATCCTGCTGCGCGAGTTCCTCTCGCGCCGCCTGACCGCCGGCGAAAAGACCATGCTGATCCTCGACGAGGCGCACAACCTGTCGAAGGACATCTTCAACGAGGTCGTCTTCCTGACGAACCTCGAGACGATGCAGAACAAGCTGCTGCAGATCGTGCTCGTCGGCCAGCCCGAGCTCAACAACGTGCTCAACAGCCACGAGTTCCGCCAGCTCCGGCAGCGCGTCAACCTGCGAACCGAGATCCAGCCCCTCGATTTCGACAACACGCGCCACTACATCTACCACCGGCTGCGCGAGGCGGGGCGCTCCGACCCCGAGACGCTCCTGGACGAGGAGACGATCCAGCTCGTCTTCCTCTATTCCAAGGGCGTGCCCCGCATGATCAACACGCTGTGCGACAACAGCCTGCTCATGGCCTACGCGCGGCAGAAACCCTCCATCGATCCGGCGCTCATCAAGCAGACCTACAAGGACCTGATGGAGATCCCCGACGCGCGCTCGAGCGCTCCGCCATCGCCCGACGTCTCCGAGTCGTCCCAACCCGAACCGCCCGCCTTCGACGCCGAGGGCAACCGCGTGCTGTCCGAGGACGTGCTCGACGACACGCAGACCGAGACCGAACACATCCGCATCGTGCGTCGCGTGGTCCGCACACCCGACGGACGCGAGGTCGTCAAGAAGATCCGCCAGGTGCGCAAGATCCGCCCGGGCGAGCGCGCCGCCGCGCCGGAAGCCGGCGAGTCCAAGCGCCGTCACGCCCGCGCGCCGCTGTTGCCGCTGCCGGACGACATCCCCTACGTGCGCGTCACGCCGAGCGCCGAGGAAGACCTGCTTCCCGCGTTCAAGCACGATCATCCGGCGGCGGTGCGTCAGTTCCATCTGTTGTGGGACCGAATCGACAACATGACCGACACGCAGGACCTGCGCACGATCCTGATCACGAGTTCCCTGCCCCGGGAGGGCAAGTCGGTGGTGAGCATCAACCTCGCCGCGACCATCGCGCAGGCGCCGGACATTCGCGTGTTGCTGGTCGACGCCGACCTGCATCAGCCGCGCACGCACGACTACCTCGGCATGGAGCCGCCGAATCTCGGTCTCGCGAATATTCTTCAGGGGCAGGCGAGTCTTGGCGAATCCCTGATCCGTTACGAGCTCGACCGGCTGTATTATCTCGCCGCCGGGCGCGTCGAGGGCATGCCGACGGAGCTGCTCGTCAGCAACGCCATGCAGCGCCTTCTGGAAGAACTCAAAGGTCTCTTCCACTTCATCATCTTCGACTCGCCGCCGGTCGTGCCGATCGCCGACACCGTGGGTTTCGCGGGCCTCGTGGACGGCGTGGTGCTCGTCGCCAAGTCGCGCGAGACCAGCCGCAAGGTCGTCGCGCAGGCGCTCGACGATTTGTCCGAAAAACGCATGCTCGGCGTGGTACTCAACGGTCTGGATTATCGACTCGCCGGGGGGCGTTACAAATACGGCTACGGCTACAGCGGCTACGGGTACGGAGGCTACGGATATGGATCGAAACCGAAGTCGACGAATGTCGGTTCGTAG
- a CDS encoding polysaccharide biosynthesis/export family protein, which translates to MSVRSAAVALLAAGLIVLSVASVRAETLSPGQTIIVRYYAGDNLVKTLTVTPAGDAIWTTHNLALAPKINRAEAVVSSPGGTEMGVGLSQVTTNEFRIGPGDVLDVNVWDNAHLSKVVPVRPDGMISLPLVGDVRAAGKTAQEMRDVLGTELRRFIDSPTVTVTVSAINSYTVFVQGAVTRPGSYPISGGSTITHAISLAGGFTEFADKGGVIILRTKPAGGTDKMKVNYARILSGKDPDVRVLPGDTIVVP; encoded by the coding sequence ATGTCGGTTCGTAGCGCCGCCGTCGCGCTGCTCGCGGCGGGTCTGATCGTTCTATCGGTCGCGTCCGTTCGCGCCGAAACGCTCTCACCCGGGCAGACGATCATCGTGCGCTACTACGCGGGCGACAATCTGGTCAAGACGCTCACCGTCACGCCCGCCGGCGACGCGATCTGGACCACGCACAATCTGGCGCTCGCGCCCAAGATCAACCGGGCCGAGGCCGTCGTGTCCTCGCCGGGCGGCACCGAGATGGGCGTGGGTCTTTCGCAGGTGACGACGAACGAGTTTCGCATCGGACCCGGCGACGTGCTCGACGTCAACGTGTGGGACAACGCGCACCTGTCCAAGGTCGTTCCGGTCCGGCCCGACGGCATGATCTCGCTGCCGCTCGTGGGCGACGTGCGAGCCGCGGGAAAAACCGCGCAGGAAATGCGCGACGTGCTGGGCACGGAACTTCGTCGTTTCATCGACTCGCCGACCGTCACGGTCACCGTCAGCGCCATCAACAGCTACACGGTGTTCGTGCAGGGCGCGGTCACGCGTCCCGGCTCGTACCCCATCTCCGGGGGATCCACGATCACGCACGCCATCAGCCTCGCCGGCGGATTCACCGAGTTCGCCGACAAGGGCGGCGTCATCATCCTGCGCACCAAGCCCGCCGGCGGCACCGACAAGATGAAGGTGAACTACGCACGCATCCTGTCGGGAAAGGACCCGGACGTCCGCGTCCTGCCCGGCGACACCATCGTGGTGCCGTGA
- a CDS encoding CoA pyrophosphatase — translation MTMPSPILEIPARLDAETLRRAIAARDRRELPLDRFHPASVLIPVLAADGPPRLILTVRTAHVEHHKNQISFPGGHQEADETDADAALREAEEEVGLPPASVELLGRLDDIYTISDYRVTPFVGWIDAPVSLTASPYETAQILQVPIEDLLDPKIHRADDAEWNGDPIRLHFYYWYSHIIWGATGLILTQFLDICRGVFE, via the coding sequence ATGACGATGCCCAGCCCCATTCTGGAAATTCCCGCTCGGCTCGATGCCGAGACCCTTCGCCGCGCGATCGCCGCGCGCGACCGACGCGAACTGCCGCTCGACCGCTTCCATCCCGCGTCGGTGCTCATTCCCGTCCTCGCGGCCGACGGACCTCCCCGACTCATCCTGACGGTGCGCACCGCGCACGTGGAACACCACAAAAACCAGATCAGCTTTCCCGGCGGACATCAGGAGGCGGACGAGACCGACGCCGACGCCGCGCTGCGCGAAGCCGAGGAAGAAGTCGGCCTGCCGCCGGCGTCCGTTGAACTCCTCGGACGCCTCGACGACATCTACACGATCAGCGACTATCGCGTGACGCCCTTCGTCGGCTGGATCGACGCGCCGGTCTCCCTCACGGCGAGTCCGTACGAAACGGCGCAGATCCTCCAGGTGCCGATCGAGGACCTGCTCGACCCGAAGATCCATCGCGCGGACGACGCCGAGTGGAACGGCGATCCCATCCGCCTGCATTTCTACTATTGGTACTCGCACATCATCTGGGGCGCGACGGGCCTCATCCTCACGCAGTTTCTCGACATCTGTCGCGGAGTTTTCGAATGA
- a CDS encoding radical SAM protein, translating to MNLGTDSAKLAAIDAILPALREMVQGCRVCANVCEVDRTTGERGLCRTDAPDAAHVRVGSHTLHFGEEPMLVGTRGSGTVFFTHCSLRCVFCQNWQISQARMGDDISARELADRFLELAARGAHNINLVTPTHVIFPIVLAVRDAVSRGLGVPIVYNTNGYDRVEFLRLLEPVVDIWLPDLKYMDAEKAKRYSRARDYPETAKAALLEMVRQKGTLRVDERGIATSGVILRHLVMPHDIGGTYDLLLWLADEGLTDISFSLMSQYTPQNKAGQYPELADPVPLAEYRRIVEYALDLGFTHLLVQDFESRENGLPDFARDEPFEWR from the coding sequence ATGAATCTCGGGACGGATTCCGCGAAGCTCGCGGCCATCGACGCGATCCTGCCCGCGCTGCGCGAGATGGTGCAGGGCTGCCGTGTGTGCGCCAACGTTTGCGAGGTGGACCGCACCACCGGCGAGCGCGGCCTTTGCCGCACCGACGCGCCGGACGCGGCGCACGTGCGGGTCGGATCGCACACGCTGCACTTCGGCGAGGAGCCGATGCTCGTGGGCACGCGCGGCTCGGGCACCGTCTTTTTCACGCACTGCAGTCTGCGGTGCGTCTTTTGCCAAAATTGGCAGATCAGTCAGGCGCGCATGGGCGACGACATCAGCGCGCGCGAACTGGCCGACCGGTTTCTGGAACTGGCGGCGCGCGGCGCGCACAACATCAACCTCGTCACGCCCACGCACGTGATCTTCCCCATCGTGCTCGCGGTGCGCGACGCGGTGTCGCGCGGCCTCGGCGTGCCGATCGTTTACAACACCAACGGCTACGATCGCGTCGAGTTCCTTCGCCTGCTGGAGCCGGTCGTCGACATCTGGCTGCCCGACCTCAAGTACATGGACGCCGAAAAGGCGAAGCGCTATTCGCGCGCGCGGGACTATCCCGAAACGGCCAAAGCCGCGCTGCTGGAAATGGTCCGCCAAAAAGGCACGCTGCGCGTGGACGAGCGCGGAATCGCGACAAGCGGCGTCATCCTGCGCCACCTCGTCATGCCGCACGACATCGGCGGCACCTACGACCTGCTGCTGTGGCTCGCCGATGAGGGGCTCACCGACATCTCGTTTTCGCTGATGAGTCAGTACACGCCGCAAAACAAGGCGGGGCAGTATCCGGAACTGGCCGACCCGGTGCCGCTCGCCGAATACCGCCGGATCGTCGAGTACGCGCTCGACCTGGGCTTCACGCACCTGCTGGTACAGGATTTCGAGAGCCGCGAAAACGGCCTGCCGGACTTCGCGCGCGACGAGCCCTTCGAGTGGAGGTAG
- a CDS encoding AAA family ATPase — MFQSRKERTPNPNGRKVKVAESAPRPYMKEICVRGFKSLRDVTMRPGRLNLLIGTNASGKSNFVEVLRVLNGLGRGLTIDEIFNEPSERPGQGPMVPVRGGTSQAVSKPKKTSKSGNGNGRIHLDVSFSGLPRGDYGYHVDMDVIRKQIGEENGTVAMQSIWNAEIKQEMRNGMKMTISESSLHTLHGLMAEHGFLDRSRLVGLAQALKNIPVKKKQDEKLQPLSTQEDYFDTIVDILGKIQILDPVPSIVKKYAKKRMTSLLGEFGENFSAVVSFILEENRPEFESWLRELTPREFDGVDVKPGASDDLLFVVKEKGGTYPADTLSDGTLRFAALAAALFQEPMPSVMAIEEIENGIHPTRLRLMVELLRAMSQESQVFATTHSPLVLAWLKPEEYKSTFIFKRNEEDGSTQVKALTDLPDFSKIIKKRSIIDLALEGWPEIAF; from the coding sequence ATGTTCCAGTCGCGCAAAGAGCGCACGCCGAACCCGAACGGACGCAAAGTCAAAGTCGCGGAGTCGGCACCGCGTCCTTACATGAAGGAGATCTGCGTCCGCGGATTCAAGAGCCTTCGCGACGTGACGATGCGGCCAGGTCGGCTCAACCTCCTCATCGGTACGAACGCGAGTGGCAAATCGAATTTCGTCGAAGTCCTGCGCGTGCTGAACGGTCTTGGTCGCGGATTGACGATCGACGAAATTTTCAATGAGCCGTCGGAACGCCCGGGACAAGGACCAATGGTTCCGGTCCGCGGCGGAACGAGCCAGGCCGTTTCTAAGCCGAAAAAAACCTCGAAATCTGGAAATGGCAACGGTAGGATTCATTTGGACGTCTCTTTCAGCGGGTTGCCGCGTGGCGACTACGGCTACCACGTTGATATGGACGTTATCCGCAAGCAAATTGGAGAGGAAAATGGCACGGTAGCCATGCAATCGATCTGGAACGCGGAGATAAAACAAGAGATGAGAAATGGAATGAAAATGACGATATCCGAATCTTCACTTCATACTTTGCACGGATTGATGGCCGAACATGGTTTTCTGGATCGATCTAGACTTGTTGGTCTAGCGCAGGCGCTGAAAAATATTCCAGTGAAAAAGAAACAAGACGAAAAGCTTCAACCTCTCTCTACACAAGAGGACTACTTTGACACGATTGTTGACATACTAGGGAAAATTCAAATTTTGGATCCCGTGCCGAGTATTGTAAAAAAATATGCTAAAAAAAGAATGACGTCACTACTTGGAGAATTTGGAGAAAATTTTTCCGCTGTTGTGTCTTTCATTTTGGAAGAAAACCGACCCGAGTTTGAGTCTTGGCTGAGAGAACTGACGCCACGCGAATTTGACGGTGTGGATGTAAAGCCGGGCGCAAGCGATGACCTGCTTTTCGTCGTGAAAGAGAAAGGCGGTACCTATCCGGCGGACACGCTCTCGGATGGGACGTTGCGTTTCGCGGCTTTGGCGGCGGCGTTGTTTCAGGAACCCATGCCCAGCGTAATGGCCATTGAGGAAATCGAGAACGGCATTCATCCCACGCGGCTTCGACTCATGGTGGAGCTGTTGCGGGCGATGTCCCAAGAATCGCAAGTCTTCGCGACGACGCACTCCCCGCTTGTGCTGGCTTGGTTGAAGCCCGAAGAATACAAATCGACCTTCATTTTCAAGCGAAACGAAGAAGACGGGAGTACCCAAGTCAAAGCTCTGACAGATCTCCCTGATTTTTCGAAGATCATCAAGAAGCGGTCGATCATCGATCTCGCGCTTGAAGGCTGGCCGGAGATCGCATTTTGA
- a CDS encoding BtrH N-terminal domain-containing protein, which yields MPPVLARDFHHETGFHCGSSALRKLLAHYGHDLSEPTCMGLGMGPGFYYFPSEHTSPTRFFGGRNPMMEEDFFRVLGIDAPVHRYKDPFAAWPPVKAVLDAGHPVLVQVDIFHLPYYKSSTHFGGHKVLAVGYDPDAETVLISDSEFTNVQTVTLAQFAQARWDPTPPYDLEGHWWEIRDISHVAPMKQAVPAAIREAASRMVRNESGMFGLPAMRRMEADLPAWGEAPDWRWSARFGYQIIERRGTGGGSFRTQYANFLDQCVHHDPLVKKLRLATRMREIGVCWTNFAMHLKGISERDEPSGFDDAQILFEEIVNLEEEFFEDIARAYGD from the coding sequence ATGCCGCCCGTCCTCGCCCGCGATTTCCACCACGAAACGGGTTTCCACTGCGGGTCCTCGGCCCTGCGCAAGTTGCTGGCGCACTACGGCCACGACCTCTCCGAGCCCACCTGCATGGGTCTCGGCATGGGACCGGGGTTCTACTACTTCCCCAGCGAACACACGAGCCCGACGCGGTTTTTCGGCGGGCGAAACCCCATGATGGAAGAAGATTTCTTCCGCGTGCTCGGCATCGACGCGCCGGTTCACCGGTACAAGGACCCCTTCGCCGCGTGGCCACCGGTCAAGGCCGTGCTCGACGCCGGCCACCCCGTACTCGTGCAGGTCGATATCTTCCATCTGCCCTATTACAAGTCCTCCACGCACTTCGGCGGCCACAAGGTGCTCGCCGTGGGCTACGATCCCGATGCCGAAACGGTCCTGATCTCAGACAGCGAGTTTACGAACGTGCAGACGGTGACGCTCGCGCAGTTCGCGCAGGCGCGCTGGGATCCGACCCCGCCCTACGATCTCGAGGGCCACTGGTGGGAGATTCGCGACATTTCGCACGTCGCGCCGATGAAGCAGGCCGTGCCCGCAGCGATCCGCGAGGCCGCGTCTCGCATGGTGCGCAACGAGAGCGGCATGTTCGGCCTGCCGGCGATGCGTCGAATGGAAGCTGATCTCCCCGCGTGGGGCGAGGCCCCCGACTGGCGGTGGAGCGCGCGTTTCGGCTACCAGATCATCGAGCGGCGCGGCACGGGCGGCGGGTCCTTCCGCACGCAGTACGCGAATTTTCTGGATCAGTGCGTGCATCACGATCCGCTCGTGAAGAAGCTGCGCCTCGCGACGCGCATGCGCGAGATCGGCGTTTGTTGGACGAATTTCGCCATGCATCTCAAAGGCATCAGCGAGCGCGATGAACCGTCGGGCTTCGACGACGCGCAGATCCTGTTCGAGGAGATCGTGAATCTCGAGGAAGAGTTTTTCGAGGACATCGCGCGGGCGTATGGGGACTGA
- a CDS encoding tetratricopeptide repeat protein translates to MRHQHSIIWLLAVALLAFGCGDKKPTVSLAKQQEAQSHYDMALAYMQEEKPSQALEELEKAVAANPYDPTIHNALGLVYYHKERFDKAEQAYLKAVELDPKHSDANHNLGTLYLYLGQHEQAVSRFNEALAVDTYRNQANSMNALGWAYFKQQDYVRAEQYFKDVIERDRRYLIAYDNLAKVYMATGRIDDAIAQLNLALEIQPLHPESNLDMGICRLRQKDQAKAREYFLKVVQVDPLGKMGQQAQEYLNLLDVGGADGRTSP, encoded by the coding sequence ATGCGGCACCAACATTCGATCATCTGGCTCCTCGCGGTCGCGCTGCTCGCCTTCGGGTGCGGCGACAAGAAGCCGACCGTCTCGCTCGCCAAGCAGCAGGAGGCGCAGTCGCATTACGACATGGCGCTCGCCTACATGCAGGAAGAGAAACCGTCGCAGGCGCTGGAGGAACTCGAGAAGGCCGTCGCGGCAAACCCCTACGACCCCACCATCCACAACGCGCTGGGGCTCGTCTATTACCACAAGGAGCGCTTCGACAAGGCCGAGCAGGCGTATCTGAAGGCGGTGGAACTCGACCCGAAACACTCGGACGCGAACCACAACCTCGGAACGCTCTACCTCTACCTCGGTCAGCACGAGCAGGCGGTGAGCCGCTTCAACGAAGCCCTCGCGGTGGACACCTACCGCAACCAGGCCAACAGCATGAACGCCCTGGGCTGGGCGTATTTCAAGCAGCAGGACTACGTGCGCGCCGAGCAGTACTTCAAGGACGTGATCGAGCGTGACCGCCGCTACCTCATCGCCTACGACAACCTCGCCAAGGTCTACATGGCGACGGGTCGCATCGACGATGCGATCGCCCAGCTCAACCTCGCACTCGAAATCCAGCCCCTCCATCCCGAATCGAATCTCGACATGGGCATCTGCCGGCTCCGCCAGAAGGACCAGGCGAAGGCCCGCGAGTATTTCCTGAAAGTCGTACAGGTCGATCCGCTGGGAAAAATGGGCCAGCAGGCGCAGGAATACCTCAACCTCCTCGATGTCGGGGGCGCCGATGGAAGGACATCGCCCTAG
- a CDS encoding helix-turn-helix domain-containing protein, translating to MEGHRPRISESARRRIGIGDTLRARRDELDLSLASVSDRTKIRRGLLDAIEREDYTLLPAPIFTRGFLRSYCRCLDMDPDPIVLAYDRAFRADEDETAPERRFGVGARPDPWTRMMSSVMRLLS from the coding sequence ATGGAAGGACATCGCCCTAGAATCTCCGAAAGCGCCCGACGGCGCATCGGCATCGGCGACACGCTCCGTGCGCGCCGGGACGAACTCGACCTCTCGCTCGCCTCGGTGAGCGACCGGACCAAGATCCGCCGTGGACTGCTCGACGCCATCGAGCGCGAGGACTACACACTCCTGCCCGCGCCCATCTTCACGCGCGGATTCCTGCGCAGCTACTGCCGGTGCCTCGACATGGATCCCGATCCGATTGTGCTCGCCTATGATCGCGCCTTCCGCGCGGACGAAGACGAGACCGCCCCGGAGCGGCGATTCGGCGTCGGCGCGCGTCCCGATCCCTGGACGCGCATGATGTCGTCCGTCATGCGGCTGCTCTCCTGA
- a CDS encoding purine-nucleoside phosphorylase: MTASAQLGPIVAAVRAKFPSLVTRPLDAAVVLGSGMSDAADAMTHVESVPYSEIPGFPAASVAGHSGRLDIGDWNDRRVAAFRGRFHYYEGHDGGAVTLPVRLAHALGAPRVVLTTAVGGLNPDFRAGDFMLIADHINLIGRTPFQDVPPEPGRSPFVNPRGMYRTDAIERLRSVAEAEGAALHVGVLAAMPGPAYETAAEKRMLRVMGADAVCMSTAPEALMAACLGLPVYGFALVANEAWRDEDDVTHADVLGTVQRRLPALRAVIGLAIGEVIGANE, translated from the coding sequence ATGACGGCATCCGCGCAACTCGGCCCCATCGTCGCCGCCGTGCGCGCAAAATTCCCGTCCCTGGTAACGCGCCCGCTCGACGCCGCCGTGGTGCTCGGCAGCGGCATGAGCGACGCCGCCGACGCGATGACGCACGTAGAGTCCGTCCCCTATTCCGAGATCCCGGGATTCCCCGCCGCGAGCGTCGCCGGGCACTCGGGGCGGCTCGACATCGGCGATTGGAACGATCGGCGCGTTGCGGCATTCCGCGGGCGCTTTCACTACTACGAAGGCCACGACGGCGGCGCGGTCACACTCCCGGTGCGTCTCGCGCATGCGCTGGGAGCGCCGCGCGTCGTGCTCACCACGGCGGTTGGCGGGCTGAATCCCGACTTTCGCGCAGGCGACTTCATGCTGATCGCCGATCACATCAACCTCATCGGACGCACCCCCTTTCAGGATGTGCCGCCCGAGCCGGGTCGGTCGCCCTTCGTGAATCCGCGCGGCATGTATCGCACCGACGCGATCGAACGCCTGCGCTCCGTGGCCGAAGCCGAGGGAGCGGCGCTTCACGTGGGAGTGCTGGCCGCGATGCCGGGGCCGGCATACGAAACGGCGGCCGAGAAGCGGATGCTGCGCGTGATGGGGGCCGACGCGGTGTGCATGAGCACCGCGCCCGAGGCGTTGATGGCGGCGTGCCTCGGCCTGCCGGTTTATGGATTTGCGCTCGTCGCCAACGAGGCGTGGCGCGACGAGGACGACGTCACGCACGCCGACGTGCTCGGCACCGTTCAGCGTCGTCTTCCCGCGTTGCGCGCCGTCATCGGCCTGGCGATCGGCGAGGTCATCGGAGCGAACGAATGA
- a CDS encoding cytidine deaminase gives MTDEELVAAAIDAARRAYAPVSDFPVGAALLAEDGRVFTGCNVESPSLLHVVCAERVALLKAISEGARDFETMAIHAPKREDIAPCGLCRQMMVEFAPHLRVLLVRDADDWRETDIAALMPDAFRL, from the coding sequence ATGACGGACGAAGAACTCGTCGCCGCCGCGATCGACGCCGCGCGCCGCGCCTACGCCCCGGTGTCGGATTTTCCCGTGGGTGCAGCGCTGCTCGCCGAGGACGGGCGCGTCTTCACGGGCTGCAACGTCGAGTCCCCGTCTTTGCTGCACGTCGTCTGCGCCGAGCGTGTCGCGCTGCTCAAGGCGATCTCCGAGGGCGCGCGCGATTTCGAAACGATGGCGATCCACGCACCGAAGCGCGAAGACATCGCCCCGTGCGGTCTGTGCCGGCAGATGATGGTGGAATTCGCGCCGCACCTGCGCGTGCTGCTCGTTCGGGACGCCGACGACTGGCGCGAGACCGACATCGCCGCCCTCATGCCCGACGCGTTCCGGCTCTGA
- a CDS encoding type II toxin-antitoxin system HicB family antitoxin codes for MRYLSFQIAIEKEPEDEGYFAYSPTLPGCFSNGKTIEEAKRNIREAIRQHVESLAEHGDVIPTDERLVHVEELTIGIP; via the coding sequence ATGCGATACCTGTCTTTTCAAATCGCCATCGAGAAAGAGCCCGAAGACGAGGGCTATTTCGCCTACAGTCCGACCCTCCCCGGCTGTTTCAGCAACGGCAAGACGATCGAAGAGGCGAAACGCAACATCCGCGAGGCGATCCGCCAACACGTGGAATCGCTCGCCGAACACGGAGATGTCATCCCCACGGACGAACGCTTGGTTCATGTGGAGGAATTGACGATCGGGATCCCGTAA
- a CDS encoding type II toxin-antitoxin system HicA family toxin, with product MGRMPQVRARDLVRFLLAHGFTEDRQSGSHLTLRDKQLGVSVTIPIHTGCDVGRGLATRILKDAGFTADDFVNWK from the coding sequence ATGGGGCGCATGCCACAGGTCAGAGCCCGCGATCTCGTACGATTTCTCCTCGCACATGGATTCACGGAGGATCGGCAATCGGGCAGTCATCTGACACTCAGGGACAAACAGCTCGGCGTTTCCGTCACAATCCCAATTCATACCGGCTGTGATGTCGGTCGCGGACTCGCGACGCGCATCCTCAAGGATGCCGGTTTCACGGCTGATGACTTCGTGAATTGGAAATAA